From one Lycium ferocissimum isolate CSIRO_LF1 chromosome 7, AGI_CSIRO_Lferr_CH_V1, whole genome shotgun sequence genomic stretch:
- the LOC132063045 gene encoding uncharacterized protein LOC132063045 has product MELFQRAESVRLRNRKDKYLIAMDDKEFVSQSRKGSNKDSIWNVEFVEGRQDAIRLKSCYGKYLTATNTPFIPGVAGKKVIQADLPEKNYPSAEWEAVRDGFQVRLKSFWGTYLRPNGGLPPWRNSITHEAPNTNRKHEKVLWDIEVVEKCSPSLHRRTRSDSTFQRLDLTFVRSNSHSMASTLVSPKPKSQVGERQEVS; this is encoded by the exons ATGGAACTATTCCAACGGGCAGAGAGCGTACGTCTTAGAAATCGAAAAGACAAGTACCTTATAGCAATGGATGACAAAGAATTTGTGTCACAAAGCCGTAAAGGATCAAATAAAGATTCAATTTGGAATGTAGAATTTGTTGAAGGAAGACAAGACGCCATTCGTCTCAAGAGTTGTTATGGAAAATACCTAACAGCTACCAATACACCATTCATTCCAGGGGTTGCTGGAAAGAAAGTGATCCAAGCAGATCTTCCAGAAAAAAACTACCCATCCGCGGAATGGGAAGCCGTAAGGGATGGATTTCAG GTACGCCTTAAATCATTTTGGGGGACTTACCTTCGACCTAATGGAGGATTACCACCATGGAGAAACTCTATTACACATGAGGCTCCTAATACTAATAGGAAACACGAAAAGGTCTTGTGGGATATTGAGGTTGTGGAGAAATGTAGTCCTAGTTTACATCGTCGTACCAGGTCAGATTCGACCTTTCAGAGATTAGATTTAACTTTTGTCAGATCAAATTCACATTCCATGGCCTCCACTCTTGTTTCACCAAAGCCAAAGTCCCAGGTTGGAGAACGTCAGGAAGTCAGTTAA